The window GACAACGAGTAAAGGCAGAGAAACGACAATGGTTGTTGATAAAATCACTTTTAATCCGCCATCAATATACATTAGAGCAACAGGCACAATACCCAGAGCGCAAGCCCAAAAAAGTCGATTCCATCGATTCGGGTTTTGTCCTTCTTTCAATTTTGCGGTAGTTACCGAAGCCAAGGTATAAGAGGCTGAGTCATATGTGGTAACTAGAAAAACGACAGAAACAATCGCAAACAATAGTAAAGCGAATTGACCTAAAGGTAGCGCGAGAATAATTTTTGATATGGCTGTGGCTTCACCTGATGTGGCTATAAGGGCATTAATATTGAGCGTATTCGAAAGCTGTAAATCGATTGCGTAGTTGCCAAAGACAATAAAAAATAACCAAGCACCCAGGCTACCGAAGCATAACATACCTAATATTAACTGCTTAATGGTTCGACCTTTTGAAATCCGGGTTACAAATAAGCCAACAAATGGGCCATAGGCAACCCACCATGCCCAGTAAAAAACTGTCCAACTTTCAACAAAACCGCTATTGCTTACAGGATCAGTCCACAAACTCATCTCAAAAAAGTGTTGGATGATTAAACCTATGCTATTCGTTCCAGATTTAAGAATGTAGAGACTTGGACCTGCAACTAACACAAATAATAGAAGGGAAAAAGTTGCTATTAAATTTAGCTCTGATAAGCGTTTAAAGCCTTTATCTAACCCCAAAAAAGCGCTGCTACCAAAGATTACTATGCAAAATAGGACCACGGCAATCTCTAATACTAAGTCGTGGCTTACACCTAAAATTTCCGCAATACTCGCTGCAATCATTGGGGTCGATAGACCTAAAGAGGTACCCGCACCACCGATTAAACTTAACATATAAAGAAAGTCGACAATGCGTCCTTTCCGGCCACCAGCATTGTTGGCTTCTGCACTCGAATAAAAGTGACCGCAACCTGTACTTAGTCTTAGAAACGGAATTTTACGAACGTAAAATGGGTAGGCGATTGCAACTGCCGGTAAGCAGTATATTGCCCAAGCACTGATCCCCCAATGAAACAAAGGGTAAGTCGTTGCCCATTCTTTAGCTGCATTGCTGCCTTGGGCTATACCTAACGGCGGAGTTTTTAAATAATATGACCATTCAATGACTGCCCAATATAAAAGTCCAGCTCCGACACCAGCACAGAAAATCATGGTTATCCAGGCGAGTGTACTGTACTCAGGGGTTTCATCTTGGCGATAAGCGAGTTTAACTGATCCGTATTTGCTAAACGCCAACCATAGTAAAAATACTAAAGCCAATAAGGCATACCATTGGTAAATCCAACCAAAATGGCTGGTAATGCTATCATAGAGGGAGGTTATAAAGCTGCCTGAACTCTCATTAAAAACCACAATGGGAAAAGTTATACCAATAATTACCATCAGCGTGGTAATAAACATTGGCCGATCTATTTGACTACCGCTCATTAATAAATCCTTTGGTATTTTTATTATTCTTAAAAACGTCGCAGTCTTATTGCGGTGCAAATACTGCTACTTTTCTTGGAGGGTTTATTTAATTTACTTACGTAAATCAAAGACTATCAATTAAGTCGTATTAAATAAAAAGAAAATGGTAGTTTAAGAACAGCTTTTTTAAAAAGAACTCTTAGACTACCATTTAGGGAGAATCTGCTAAGCAATATTTACTACTACGCAACCACCAAAGCCACCTTTCTCTATTAGCTCATGTGAAGCAGCCATCTCTTCGAATGGCAAACTATGAGCAATACGGTGAGAGAAAAGCTGTTTTGATAAAACCGTATCAATATCAGAGATTGCTTGCTGTTTAGCTTCTTCAGGGATTGCGTAAACGATAACCATACGTATGGTAAGATCCATGAACATCATGCGTTTAAAAGGCAATTGTGGCTCAGGGACTACCATAGAGGAGTAAGTCGCAATGGTGCCGCCAACCGCAATACAATCTAAAACTTGTGGTAAATTTTGACCAAATTCAACCTCTACCACGCGATCTACTTTTTTACCCCCTGTCGCCTCCAGTACGTGTTGAGCCCAATTAATTTCCCGGTGATTCACTACATGATCCGCACCCATCTCCAGGCAAAGGGCTTTATCTGAGTCGTTACTGGCCGTCGCTACGACAGTAGCTCCACCGTATTTAGCCCATTGAATAGCATAATACCCCACACGGCCAGCGCCTCCTGTTACTAGTATGATTTTGCCTTCAACTGGACCATCGGCGAATACACAGCGGTGTGCGGTCATTACCGGAATACCTAGTACCGCGCCAACCTCAAAGGAGGCTTTATCTGCCAGTTTAGGGGCACGGCTTGCATCAATAGCAATATATTCAGCGGCTGTTCCAAAACGTCGGCCAAATTGAGCTTGATATAGCCACACACGCTCGCCAACTCTCCCTGGGTCTACACCTTCACCGACTGCTTCAATCATTCCTGCGCCATCACTGTGAGGAACGACCAAACCATCATCGAGCAAGTCAGGAAATGCCCCAGCACGTTTTTTAGTATCAGAAGGGTTAACTCCGGTTGTTTTGATTTTGACTAATACTTCGCCGGCTTTCGGGGTGGGCTTTTCAAGATCTCCTAAAACTATGGTTTCAGCTGGTGCTCCAAATGTTTTAAACCATGCGGCTTTCATAATTACTCCTAAATTTTATAAATTATTCGACAGGCTTTCAGTATGCCCGTCTAATCCAATTGCTTGGCCTGAAATACATGCCCCGAGTGGTGACGCTAAAAACGCGATAGTATTGGCGATATCTTCTGGTCCAACAAATAATCTCATTGAGCTTTGCATTTGGTAAATTTCACGAATTTTATCACTGCTAAC is drawn from Thalassotalea sp. PS06 and contains these coding sequences:
- a CDS encoding NADPH:quinone reductase: MKAAWFKTFGAPAETIVLGDLEKPTPKAGEVLVKIKTTGVNPSDTKKRAGAFPDLLDDGLVVPHSDGAGMIEAVGEGVDPGRVGERVWLYQAQFGRRFGTAAEYIAIDASRAPKLADKASFEVGAVLGIPVMTAHRCVFADGPVEGKIILVTGGAGRVGYYAIQWAKYGGATVVATASNDSDKALCLEMGADHVVNHREINWAQHVLEATGGKKVDRVVEVEFGQNLPQVLDCIAVGGTIATYSSMVVPEPQLPFKRMMFMDLTIRMVIVYAIPEEAKQQAISDIDTVLSKQLFSHRIAHSLPFEEMAASHELIEKGGFGGCVVVNIA
- a CDS encoding BCCT family transporter; protein product: MSGSQIDRPMFITTLMVIIGITFPIVVFNESSGSFITSLYDSITSHFGWIYQWYALLALVFLLWLAFSKYGSVKLAYRQDETPEYSTLAWITMIFCAGVGAGLLYWAVIEWSYYLKTPPLGIAQGSNAAKEWATTYPLFHWGISAWAIYCLPAVAIAYPFYVRKIPFLRLSTGCGHFYSSAEANNAGGRKGRIVDFLYMLSLIGGAGTSLGLSTPMIAASIAEILGVSHDLVLEIAVVLFCIVIFGSSAFLGLDKGFKRLSELNLIATFSLLLFVLVAGPSLYILKSGTNSIGLIIQHFFEMSLWTDPVSNSGFVESWTVFYWAWWVAYGPFVGLFVTRISKGRTIKQLILGMLCFGSLGAWLFFIVFGNYAIDLQLSNTLNINALIATSGEATAISKIILALPLGQFALLLFAIVSVVFLVTTYDSASYTLASVTTAKLKEGQNPNRWNRLFWACALGIVPVALMYIDGGLKVILSTTIVVSLPLLVVSAFLAYSLVKMLQADHLSSEELYK